In Streptomyces durocortorensis, a genomic segment contains:
- a CDS encoding TetR/AcrR family transcriptional regulator yields MAATHTDGRIARGNQTRQLILKRAVDIASVDGLEGLSLGQLATELKLSKSGVFALFGSKEDLQLATVRAAIKVYLEHVVQPARDLPPGIGHLWRVCDGWLDYSRQRVFPGGCFFYSVSAEYDARQGKVHDILAAARTNWVTFLEQSVRDAQVAGEIDAEADVPQLVFELAALMEMANAESVLHNEFSSYDKAAKAILNRLRGVATDPSLVPGSP; encoded by the coding sequence ATGGCAGCGACACACACCGACGGGCGGATCGCGCGCGGGAACCAGACGCGTCAACTGATCCTCAAGCGCGCCGTGGACATCGCCTCCGTCGATGGCCTGGAAGGCCTCTCCCTGGGACAGCTCGCGACCGAGCTGAAGCTCAGCAAGAGCGGGGTGTTCGCCCTGTTCGGCTCCAAGGAGGACCTCCAGCTCGCCACGGTCCGGGCCGCCATCAAGGTCTACCTGGAGCATGTCGTCCAGCCGGCCCGCGATCTGCCGCCGGGGATCGGCCACCTGTGGCGGGTGTGCGACGGCTGGCTCGACTACTCCCGGCAGCGGGTGTTCCCGGGTGGCTGCTTCTTCTACTCGGTCTCGGCCGAGTACGACGCCCGGCAGGGCAAGGTCCACGACATCCTCGCGGCGGCACGCACCAACTGGGTCACGTTCCTCGAACAGTCCGTGCGGGACGCGCAGGTGGCGGGCGAGATCGACGCGGAGGCCGACGTGCCCCAGCTCGTGTTCGAGCTCGCCGCGCTCATGGAGATGGCCAACGCCGAGTCCGTCCTGCACAACGAGTTCAGCAGCTACGACAAGGCGGCCAAGGCCATCCTCAACCGTCTGCGCGGGGTGGCGACCGACCCGTCCCTGGTCCCCGGCTCCCCCTGA
- the fabI gene encoding enoyl-ACP reductase FabI, whose translation MSGILTGKRILVTGVLMESSIAFHTARIAQEQGAEVVLTGYGRLGLVERIARRLPRPAPLIELDVQDKGHLESLAGRIRESVGPDARLDGVVHSIAFAPQDALGGNFLQAGWDSVATAVEVSAYSLKALAVAALPLMEERGGSIVGLDFDAQVAWPAYDWMGVAKAALESTSRYVARDLGPHGIRCNLVAAGPIKTMAAKSIPGFETFREVWNTRAPIGWDLSDPEPAARAVVALLSDWFPRTTGEIVHVDGGVHAIGA comes from the coding sequence ATGAGCGGGATACTCACGGGTAAGCGGATTCTGGTGACCGGGGTGCTGATGGAGTCCTCCATCGCCTTCCACACCGCCCGGATCGCCCAGGAGCAGGGCGCCGAGGTGGTGCTCACCGGGTACGGCCGGCTCGGTCTGGTCGAACGCATCGCCAGGCGGTTGCCCCGGCCTGCGCCGCTGATCGAACTCGACGTCCAGGACAAGGGGCACCTGGAGAGCCTCGCGGGCCGGATCAGGGAGAGCGTCGGCCCGGACGCCCGGCTCGACGGGGTGGTGCACTCCATCGCCTTCGCCCCGCAGGACGCGCTCGGGGGCAACTTCCTCCAGGCCGGGTGGGACTCCGTCGCCACGGCCGTCGAGGTGTCCGCGTACTCCCTGAAGGCCCTGGCCGTGGCGGCCCTGCCCCTCATGGAGGAGCGCGGCGGGTCGATCGTGGGCCTGGACTTCGATGCGCAGGTCGCCTGGCCCGCGTACGACTGGATGGGGGTGGCCAAGGCCGCCCTCGAATCCACCTCGCGCTATGTCGCCCGGGATCTCGGGCCGCACGGCATCCGCTGCAACCTGGTGGCCGCCGGGCCGATCAAGACGATGGCGGCCAAGTCCATCCCGGGGTTCGAGACGTTCCGCGAGGTGTGGAACACCCGGGCCCCCATCGGCTGGGACCTGTCCGATCCGGAGCCCGCGGCCCGTGCGGTCGTCGCGCTGCTCTCGGACTGGTTCCCCCGTACGACGGGCGAGATCGTCCATGTCGACGGAGGGGTGCACGCCATCGGGGCGTGA
- a CDS encoding alpha/beta hydrolase, producing the protein MDPATAAADVALSDRGEQLFDLFRRPQGRSRPRPDERSVMERARTSELTVNGEVAVVHRWGDGERPVLLIHGWESRASRYAKAVDRLLELGFSPVVFDAPGHGEATGETATMLDYLDIITELHRVHGEFEAIVAHSFGATATFVALQEGVRARRVVAISAVPDFAYLVDAFTVGLNLEPHLDAEVRGRLERQVYPGEADMWSRFSVFRGSGNVTVPLLVIHDEDDTMVDVGQGRRIAEAFGDRARLVVTRRLGHQRILGAPQVVQEIADFVTAGEGVRERKAEVAAR; encoded by the coding sequence ATGGATCCCGCTACGGCAGCCGCAGACGTGGCCCTGAGCGACCGGGGTGAGCAGTTGTTCGACCTCTTTCGGCGGCCTCAGGGCCGCAGCAGGCCCAGGCCCGACGAGCGGAGCGTCATGGAGCGCGCCCGGACGAGCGAACTGACCGTCAATGGCGAGGTGGCGGTCGTCCACCGGTGGGGCGACGGTGAGCGTCCGGTGCTCCTCATCCACGGCTGGGAGTCGCGCGCGTCGCGCTACGCGAAGGCCGTCGACCGGCTGCTGGAGCTGGGCTTCAGTCCGGTGGTGTTCGACGCGCCCGGCCACGGAGAGGCCACCGGCGAGACCGCCACCATGCTGGACTACCTCGACATCATCACCGAACTCCACCGAGTGCACGGCGAGTTCGAGGCCATCGTGGCGCACTCCTTCGGTGCCACGGCGACCTTCGTCGCCCTTCAGGAAGGGGTGCGCGCCCGTCGGGTCGTGGCGATCAGCGCGGTCCCCGACTTCGCCTACCTGGTGGACGCGTTCACCGTCGGGCTGAACCTCGAACCGCACCTCGACGCGGAGGTGCGGGGCCGCCTGGAGAGGCAGGTGTACCCGGGGGAGGCGGACATGTGGTCCCGCTTCTCGGTCTTCCGCGGCTCCGGAAACGTGACGGTTCCGCTCCTGGTCATCCACGACGAGGACGACACCATGGTCGATGTCGGCCAGGGGAGGCGCATCGCCGAGGCCTTCGGCGACCGGGCCCGGCTGGTCGTCACGCGCAGGCTGGGGCACCAGCGCATCCTGGGCGCGCCCCAAGTCGTCCAGGAGATAGCGGACTTCGTCACGGCGGGCGAGGGCGTGCGGGAGCGGAAGGCCGAGGTGGCGGCGCGATGA
- a CDS encoding 4Fe-4S dicluster domain-containing protein has protein sequence MTHVVTEQCVHCKFAECITYCPVACFREAGTFLVIDPDECIDCGNCVEACPADAIYPEDELPPELMPALEWNSRLSAELPLATTRVVPLPDGEEWRGKPDKWASLPTEQAPGVLLE, from the coding sequence GTGACGCACGTGGTCACCGAGCAGTGCGTCCACTGCAAGTTCGCGGAGTGCATCACCTACTGCCCGGTCGCCTGCTTCCGCGAGGCGGGGACGTTCCTGGTCATCGATCCCGACGAGTGCATCGACTGCGGGAACTGCGTGGAGGCGTGTCCCGCCGACGCGATCTACCCGGAGGACGAGCTGCCGCCCGAGCTCATGCCCGCCCTGGAGTGGAACTCCCGCCTGTCGGCCGAACTGCCCCTGGCCACCACGCGCGTTGTTCCGCTGCCGGACGGCGAGGAGTGGCGGGGGAAGCCCGACAAGTGGGCCTCGCTGCCGACGGAACAGGCACCGGGTGTCCTCCTTGAGTGA
- a CDS encoding fatty acyl-AMP ligase yields the protein MSEHSFASLLRERALLRPDAVAYRFVADDESAEEITYGELDERARAVAAAVLAADRGRTGPALLLFAPGLDYLAGLFGCFYAGVPAVPAFPPDASRLSRTLPRLAAIIEDAGADVVLTTSDLAALMADWLATAVDGHVPQVITTDAPAEDGGPVPAVRPDGLALLQYTSGSTALPRGVMLSHTRLLANCQEIARAFGMHPGSSGGLWLPPYHDMGLIGGILAPLAAGIPVTLMSPVTFLRRPTAWLRMVSRYGATITGAPNFAYDLCVRRATDAEVAELDLSGVEVAFTGAEQVRAETMERFAGRFRQSGFRPASFYPCYGLAEATLFVTGGKPLDGWRTVEVARDALASAAAAVPAEPSQSSRSLVGCGYPGPGTRLLIADPATREPLPDGAVGEIWVDSPGVADGYWRRPEESARTFGASATTGDGPYLRTGDLGFLRDGELFVTGRLKDLIVVNGRNLDPVDVERVCEASVPGIRRNCGAAFAVDGPDGGTERLVVVYETGTGDEEGHRAAVDGIRRAVTREFGIPPYAVVLIAPRTIPKTSSGKVQRRLTRRICLAGGLQELFRDERAPSPATGPHDRIDERAAR from the coding sequence TTGAGTGAGCACAGCTTCGCCTCTCTGCTGCGCGAGCGGGCGCTCCTGCGGCCCGATGCCGTCGCCTACCGGTTCGTCGCGGACGACGAGTCCGCCGAGGAGATCACCTACGGTGAGCTCGACGAGCGGGCCCGGGCCGTCGCGGCTGCCGTGCTGGCGGCGGACCGGGGGCGGACCGGGCCGGCGCTGCTGCTCTTCGCTCCGGGGCTCGACTACCTCGCGGGCCTCTTCGGCTGCTTCTACGCGGGCGTGCCCGCAGTGCCCGCCTTTCCGCCGGACGCGAGCCGGCTGTCCCGTACCCTGCCGCGGCTCGCCGCGATCATCGAGGACGCCGGGGCCGATGTCGTCCTGACGACCTCGGATCTCGCAGCGCTCATGGCGGACTGGCTCGCGACGGCGGTCGACGGGCATGTCCCGCAGGTGATCACGACCGACGCACCGGCCGAGGACGGCGGGCCCGTCCCGGCGGTCCGCCCGGACGGCCTCGCACTGCTCCAGTACACCTCGGGCTCCACGGCGCTCCCCCGCGGCGTGATGCTCAGTCACACCCGGCTGCTGGCCAACTGCCAGGAGATCGCGCGCGCGTTCGGGATGCACCCGGGCAGCTCGGGCGGGCTGTGGCTGCCTCCGTACCACGACATGGGGCTGATCGGCGGAATCCTCGCCCCGCTGGCCGCCGGGATCCCGGTGACCCTCATGTCGCCGGTGACCTTTCTGCGCCGTCCGACGGCGTGGCTGCGCATGGTCTCCCGGTACGGTGCGACGATCACCGGCGCGCCGAACTTCGCGTACGACCTCTGTGTGCGCCGGGCCACGGACGCCGAGGTGGCCGAGCTGGATCTGTCCGGCGTCGAGGTCGCCTTCACCGGCGCCGAGCAGGTACGCGCCGAGACGATGGAGCGCTTCGCCGGGCGTTTTAGGCAGAGCGGCTTCCGGCCCGCCTCGTTCTACCCGTGCTACGGGCTGGCCGAGGCCACCCTGTTCGTCACCGGCGGCAAGCCGCTGGACGGCTGGCGCACGGTGGAGGTGGCCCGGGACGCGCTCGCATCGGCTGCCGCCGCCGTGCCCGCCGAACCCTCGCAGAGCTCCCGTTCGCTGGTGGGCTGCGGGTACCCGGGGCCCGGCACCCGGCTGCTGATCGCCGATCCGGCCACCCGAGAGCCGCTGCCGGACGGCGCGGTCGGCGAGATCTGGGTGGACTCGCCCGGGGTCGCCGACGGCTACTGGCGGCGCCCGGAGGAGAGCGCCAGGACGTTCGGCGCGAGCGCGACGACCGGGGACGGCCCCTATCTGCGCACCGGTGACCTCGGGTTCCTCCGGGACGGCGAGCTGTTCGTGACGGGACGGCTCAAGGACCTGATCGTCGTCAACGGGCGCAACCTCGATCCGGTCGACGTCGAGCGGGTCTGCGAGGCGTCCGTGCCGGGCATCCGCCGCAACTGCGGAGCTGCCTTCGCGGTGGACGGCCCGGACGGGGGCACCGAGCGCCTGGTGGTGGTCTACGAGACCGGCACCGGCGACGAGGAGGGGCACCGGGCGGCCGTCGACGGCATACGGCGGGCCGTCACGCGGGAGTTCGGCATTCCGCCGTACGCCGTCGTCCTGATCGCACCGCGGACGATCCCCAAGACCTCCAGCGGGAAGGTGCAGCGTCGGCTGACCCGCCGTATCTGTCTCGCGGGCGGGCTCCAGGAGCTCTTCCGCGACGAGCGGGCGCCGAGTCCCGCCACCGGGCCACACGATCGCATCGACGAAAGAGCCGCACGATGA
- a CDS encoding MoaD/ThiS family protein: MIFKVRGVLLRFTDYENEIEIEATTVRAGLAGLTERYPHLGEVLLDRTGEVRPTHLIALNGERLTRSELEREAAEDDRVDIVTAVSGG, encoded by the coding sequence ATGATCTTCAAGGTGAGGGGCGTCCTGCTCCGGTTCACGGACTACGAGAACGAGATCGAGATCGAAGCGACGACGGTCCGGGCCGGGCTGGCCGGGCTGACCGAACGCTACCCCCACCTGGGCGAGGTGCTGCTCGACCGCACGGGCGAGGTGCGCCCGACACATCTGATCGCTCTGAACGGCGAGCGGCTCACCAGGAGCGAGCTGGAGCGCGAGGCGGCCGAGGACGACCGGGTGGACATCGTCACCGCGGTCTCCGGAGGCTAG
- a CDS encoding acyl-CoA thioesterase family protein, translating to MARSSAYETVLDAGLFTPDQLQPTAVGRLAFQAGTRWMRDHVCSHRMLVSEHRVGFVLWSYQLEYVQPLRFLDADEALVEVTARVRGPRASQLEVTMTLEGPAGVAVRTRAASVPLGLSGDAALSGSPVPLPAALVAAFRDDEIERAPHRSRVPALRAGFERDGQRLAVDVSEFRVHRHHCEVADQWYWAETLGFAAGAREELVRRHGRAVPELRRAQAGPVRRIDVTWLRAGQLWDLMRVRTSAHRTTEGLAFVHELGLAEDEGGPGGPYAVVVERI from the coding sequence ATGGCGCGCAGCTCCGCCTACGAGACCGTGCTCGACGCGGGTCTTTTCACCCCGGACCAGTTGCAGCCCACCGCGGTCGGCCGGCTCGCCTTCCAGGCGGGGACCCGCTGGATGCGCGATCACGTGTGCAGCCATCGCATGCTGGTGAGCGAGCACCGGGTGGGGTTCGTACTGTGGTCCTACCAGCTGGAGTACGTCCAGCCGCTGCGGTTCCTTGACGCGGACGAGGCGCTCGTCGAGGTGACCGCGCGCGTCCGCGGCCCGCGCGCCTCGCAGCTGGAGGTCACGATGACGCTCGAAGGGCCGGCCGGAGTCGCGGTGCGCACCCGGGCCGCGTCCGTACCGCTGGGGCTCAGCGGCGACGCGGCGCTCTCCGGCTCCCCCGTGCCACTGCCCGCCGCGCTCGTCGCCGCCTTCCGCGACGACGAGATCGAACGCGCTCCGCACCGGTCGCGGGTCCCCGCCCTGCGGGCCGGTTTCGAGCGCGACGGGCAGCGACTCGCTGTGGATGTCTCGGAGTTCCGTGTGCACCGCCATCACTGCGAGGTAGCCGATCAGTGGTACTGGGCCGAGACCCTCGGCTTCGCGGCGGGCGCGCGCGAGGAACTGGTGCGCAGGCACGGCAGGGCGGTCCCCGAACTGCGCCGGGCGCAGGCCGGGCCGGTCCGCCGGATCGATGTGACCTGGCTGCGGGCCGGACAGCTGTGGGACCTGATGCGGGTGCGCACGAGCGCCCACCGGACCACTGAGGGGCTCGCCTTCGTCCATGAGCTGGGGCTCGCCGAGGACGAGGGCGGACCCGGCGGTCCGTACGCCGTGGTGGTGGAGCGAATATGA
- a CDS encoding acyl-CoA dehydrogenase family protein, translating to MTLLDDGPQAGPGTAPPVFRAAERIERALGCPFDPGSGMSLVGGVRADELEAEPVAAYEAAWEAGLHRHLVPVSEGGLLTSFESLSAVVRAVSRRDLAVSVGLGSTLLAATPVWIWGDAAQRARVAGQMLGRAWGTAGISEESAGSDLLATTTRAAPVAGGYVLDGEKWLVGNGRRSSFATVLAASDPSYGLFLLDFDALGGDGVKRLDKVRTHGLRGHDLSGFALSGCRVGDEALIGRPGRGIEMVSGMLQFTRTLVGAGSLGAADTALRIALRHARGRMLYGRPALAMAPVRSLLAGGFADLLVAECTELAAARGLDVARQRMALWSAVAKYVVPGLCVDTVDACGQVLSARAHLRQGVAGGAFQKLLRDVAVTPVFEGTELVQLDTVRAQLAGAARRRGAPAGLPLSLLFGFGDPAGSPAPRELRPSITFGGTDEVVGLLDGAVEELADDRELFTLARQILTVRDQTRQAFSRLGTARTSEAYETARRHCLVHAAACALHTWHQRRDTFGHLAADRAWLSLVLRRILTRLGLPTEPDPEAEEALVRRLEELDDADQAFSLVPLRLAPQHRDPAPRRS from the coding sequence ATGACCCTCCTGGACGACGGACCGCAGGCCGGGCCCGGGACGGCACCGCCCGTGTTCCGCGCGGCGGAGCGGATCGAGCGGGCGCTCGGCTGCCCCTTCGATCCGGGCAGCGGGATGTCCCTGGTCGGCGGCGTGCGCGCCGACGAGCTGGAGGCCGAGCCCGTCGCGGCGTACGAGGCCGCTTGGGAGGCCGGGCTGCACCGGCATCTGGTCCCCGTGTCCGAGGGCGGCCTGCTCACCTCGTTCGAGTCGCTTTCGGCCGTGGTGCGGGCGGTCTCGCGCCGCGATCTGGCGGTGTCCGTGGGTCTTGGGTCGACGCTCCTGGCCGCGACGCCGGTGTGGATCTGGGGGGACGCCGCTCAGCGGGCGCGGGTGGCCGGTCAGATGCTCGGCCGCGCCTGGGGCACGGCGGGCATCAGCGAGGAGTCGGCGGGCAGCGATCTGCTCGCCACCACCACCCGCGCCGCCCCGGTCGCGGGCGGATATGTGCTCGACGGGGAGAAGTGGCTCGTCGGCAACGGGCGGCGCTCCTCGTTCGCCACCGTCCTGGCCGCGTCCGATCCGTCGTACGGACTGTTCCTGCTCGATTTCGACGCCCTCGGCGGCGACGGGGTGAAGCGCCTCGACAAGGTGCGTACGCACGGTCTGCGCGGCCATGATCTGAGCGGCTTCGCCCTCAGCGGCTGCCGGGTCGGCGACGAGGCCCTGATCGGGCGGCCGGGGCGTGGCATCGAGATGGTCTCCGGAATGCTCCAGTTCACCCGGACCCTGGTCGGTGCGGGCAGCCTCGGTGCGGCGGACACCGCACTGCGGATCGCGCTGCGGCACGCCCGCGGGCGCATGCTCTACGGACGTCCGGCGCTCGCCATGGCGCCGGTGCGTTCCCTGCTCGCCGGTGGCTTCGCCGACCTGCTGGTCGCGGAGTGCACCGAGCTGGCCGCCGCGCGCGGGCTGGATGTGGCGCGGCAGCGGATGGCGCTGTGGTCCGCGGTGGCCAAGTACGTGGTGCCGGGGCTGTGCGTGGACACGGTGGACGCCTGCGGTCAGGTGCTGAGCGCCCGCGCCCATCTGCGCCAGGGGGTCGCGGGCGGCGCCTTCCAGAAGCTGCTGCGCGATGTCGCGGTCACCCCCGTGTTCGAGGGCACCGAATTGGTACAGCTCGACACGGTTCGGGCCCAGTTGGCGGGTGCGGCGCGGCGCCGCGGGGCGCCCGCCGGGCTTCCGCTGTCGCTGCTCTTCGGGTTCGGCGACCCGGCGGGGTCGCCCGCGCCGCGGGAGCTGCGCCCGTCGATCACGTTCGGGGGCACCGACGAGGTGGTCGGTCTCCTGGACGGGGCGGTCGAGGAGCTGGCCGATGACCGGGAGCTCTTCACCCTGGCCCGGCAGATCCTGACGGTGCGTGACCAGACCCGGCAGGCGTTCTCGCGGCTCGGCACGGCACGGACGTCCGAGGCGTACGAGACCGCCCGTCGGCACTGCCTGGTGCATGCGGCGGCCTGCGCTCTGCACACGTGGCACCAGCGCCGCGACACGTTCGGCCACCTGGCCGCCGACCGGGCCTGGCTCTCGCTCGTGCTGCGCCGCATCCTGACGCGTCTGGGCCTGCCGACGGAGCCCGACCCCGAGGCGGAGGAGGCGCTGGTGCGCCGGCTCGAAGAACTCGACGACGCCGACCAGGCCTTCTCGCTCGTACCGCTGCGGCTCGCACCGCAGCACCGTGACCCGGCACCCCGGCGGAGCTGA
- a CDS encoding acyl carrier protein, translating into MPPRSHQEYAITTAHLDRPDAAPEPLTGWLSSLITELLGLDGQLPADQPLGEIGIDSLTAAQLSVEVEERTGAYVALERFLGDETLDDLVASVADGVTPRASA; encoded by the coding sequence GTGCCGCCCCGATCCCACCAGGAGTACGCCATCACCACCGCACACCTCGACCGTCCGGACGCCGCCCCCGAGCCCCTGACCGGCTGGCTTTCCTCCCTCATCACGGAGCTGCTCGGCCTCGACGGGCAGCTGCCCGCCGATCAGCCGCTCGGTGAGATCGGCATCGACTCGCTCACCGCCGCACAGCTCTCGGTCGAGGTCGAGGAGCGCACCGGCGCGTATGTGGCACTTGAGCGCTTCCTCGGCGACGAGACCCTCGACGATCTGGTCGCGTCGGTGGCCGACGGCGTGACCCCCCGGGCGTCGGCGTGA
- a CDS encoding acyl-CoA dehydrogenase family protein — protein sequence MTARPRAADVMNRAGASRPGRGHPTLDAEVEHVRREARHRFARFVLDSANPGSYFRNQARRPLDRGVFEEAGGLGLMRFSLPVEAGGEGRDKLAWGVVVEEIARLSRDPGFAVLLDISVEITELIISSGTPELIERYVPDLLAGRRFAVQGAYENRDPYDFTTTARLEDGVWVLNGAKRFLAGAAFADLFVLFVRDEASNDMLAFVVEKDDPGVAPVPMDTMGLHTMGLGQVLLHDVRLPPWRLLWRADALSELNTYARIRRTMSACGVLGALDAVVDQCVDALAGRRRGGRPVLDHTNVERSVGEMRMLLQSARASVYRALDGTRSADRDPYFDELATVAKHQAAESALHVGRLVMGLQGGEAYMATFPWERFMRDILGLVSGQGSQETLLIQLGQRSIVGREGRQVREDAAERSVAGLADSWWAMHAVAASGGADGFAGPVAEVVSAAGLDPVGQASREEAAALLGRAHALWAAVCAGAAPDALPQGPAGPAEGPFARHATRAWALLACAVAERTGLLARLLAPRTVKEAAGELPVVLAEGLLEVLVDAGVVRRDGEGRYAVDEGLERVLIGGPRSAAFAARLRRAVTGGARLMSPAGVLGRESAPGCGDEAAALVDALVHSLLGRLEGLPGVLERPGAAVGCAAGDGGLTAAALSRHVPGVPVLGVEEADRLALVWLPVAGLPGEELRRAVVSAAAALVSGGWVVLPCPLPPKRPLGAAVVRLGLAVAGGAVLADGEVERLLRAAGLSHVRTAWEDPALGIRLVAARRP from the coding sequence GTGACGGCCCGGCCCCGTGCGGCCGACGTGATGAACCGGGCGGGCGCATCACGCCCCGGCCGGGGGCATCCCACGCTCGACGCGGAGGTGGAGCACGTCCGGCGCGAGGCCCGGCACAGGTTCGCCCGTTTCGTCCTCGACTCCGCCAACCCGGGCTCGTACTTCCGCAACCAGGCGCGGCGGCCCCTGGACAGAGGGGTGTTCGAGGAGGCGGGCGGCCTCGGTCTGATGCGGTTCTCGCTGCCCGTCGAGGCCGGGGGCGAGGGGCGGGACAAGCTCGCCTGGGGTGTGGTGGTGGAGGAGATCGCCCGGCTCTCGCGCGATCCCGGCTTCGCGGTGCTGCTCGACATCAGCGTCGAGATCACCGAGCTCATCATCTCCAGCGGCACACCGGAGCTGATCGAGCGCTACGTCCCCGATCTCCTGGCGGGCCGCCGCTTCGCGGTGCAGGGCGCCTACGAGAACCGGGACCCTTACGACTTCACGACCACGGCCCGTCTGGAGGACGGGGTCTGGGTCCTCAACGGTGCCAAGCGCTTCCTCGCCGGGGCGGCCTTCGCCGATCTGTTCGTCCTGTTCGTGCGTGACGAGGCGTCCAACGACATGCTCGCCTTCGTGGTCGAGAAGGACGATCCGGGTGTGGCACCGGTTCCCATGGACACCATGGGCCTGCACACGATGGGCCTGGGCCAGGTGCTCCTGCACGACGTACGGCTGCCGCCGTGGCGGCTCCTGTGGCGCGCCGACGCGTTGAGCGAGCTCAACACGTACGCGCGGATCCGCCGGACGATGAGTGCGTGCGGTGTGCTCGGCGCCCTGGACGCGGTCGTCGACCAGTGTGTGGACGCGCTGGCCGGGCGCAGGCGCGGCGGGCGGCCGGTCCTCGACCACACCAATGTGGAGCGTTCGGTCGGTGAGATGCGCATGCTGCTGCAGAGCGCCCGGGCGAGCGTCTACCGTGCCCTGGACGGCACCCGTTCGGCGGACCGTGACCCGTACTTCGACGAGCTCGCCACCGTCGCCAAGCACCAGGCCGCCGAAAGCGCTCTGCACGTGGGCCGGTTGGTGATGGGGTTGCAGGGCGGTGAGGCGTACATGGCCACGTTCCCCTGGGAGCGTTTCATGCGCGACATCCTCGGGCTGGTCTCCGGTCAGGGCTCCCAGGAGACGCTTCTCATCCAGCTGGGCCAGCGCTCGATCGTCGGCCGCGAGGGCAGGCAGGTGCGCGAGGACGCCGCCGAGCGCTCCGTCGCCGGGCTCGCCGATTCCTGGTGGGCGATGCACGCCGTGGCGGCGAGTGGCGGTGCGGACGGGTTCGCGGGCCCCGTGGCCGAGGTGGTGTCGGCGGCCGGGCTCGACCCGGTCGGGCAGGCGTCGCGCGAGGAGGCGGCGGCGCTGCTCGGTCGTGCTCACGCTCTGTGGGCGGCCGTCTGCGCGGGTGCCGCGCCCGACGCGCTGCCGCAGGGTCCCGCGGGTCCGGCGGAGGGGCCGTTCGCGCGGCATGCGACGAGGGCATGGGCGCTGCTGGCGTGTGCTGTCGCGGAGCGGACCGGGCTGCTCGCCCGGCTCCTCGCACCCCGCACGGTGAAGGAGGCCGCCGGGGAACTGCCCGTGGTCCTGGCCGAAGGGCTGCTGGAGGTTCTGGTGGACGCCGGGGTGGTGCGGCGCGACGGAGAGGGCCGCTACGCGGTCGACGAGGGCCTGGAGCGCGTGCTCATCGGCGGTCCGCGGTCCGCCGCGTTCGCCGCGCGGCTGCGGCGGGCGGTGACCGGGGGCGCCCGGCTGATGTCCCCGGCGGGGGTCCTGGGGCGGGAGTCGGCGCCCGGTTGCGGGGACGAAGCGGCGGCCCTGGTGGACGCGTTGGTCCACTCCCTGCTGGGGCGGCTGGAGGGTTTGCCCGGGGTGCTGGAGCGGCCGGGCGCGGCGGTCGGGTGTGCGGCCGGTGACGGTGGCCTGACCGCGGCCGCACTGTCCCGGCACGTCCCCGGTGTTCCGGTGCTCGGCGTGGAGGAGGCCGACCGGCTCGCTCTCGTCTGGCTCCCGGTCGCCGGACTGCCGGGCGAGGAGCTGCGCCGGGCGGTCGTCTCGGCCGCGGCCGCGCTGGTGTCCGGCGGGTGGGTCGTACTGCCCTGTCCGCTTCCTCCGAAGCGCCCCCTGGGGGCGGCGGTGGTGCGCCTCGGCCTTGCCGTGGCCGGTGGCGCCGTGCTCGCGGACGGCGAGGTCGAGAGGTTGCTGCGGGCGGCGGGGCTGAGCCATGTGCGGACGGCCTGGGAGGACCCGGCCCTCGGTATCCGGCTGGTCGCGGCCCGGCGCCCTTAG
- a CDS encoding nuclear transport factor 2 family protein has protein sequence MTTTAIRAEAHRDAKSVVHRYLQALRDRDAEAIGELVAPDAVYRIPGSHPVAGTWTGLAEIAGKFLIPMGELFDPTADYTVDVHHVIAEGEEVAVECVTRATTRGGAPYVLPISAQFTVRDGQIRSMREYFDTEYFSSTLFGRD, from the coding sequence ATGACCACCACCGCCATCCGCGCCGAGGCACACCGTGACGCCAAGAGCGTGGTGCACCGCTACCTCCAGGCCCTGCGGGACCGTGACGCCGAGGCGATCGGCGAACTGGTCGCCCCCGATGCCGTCTACCGCATACCCGGCAGCCACCCGGTAGCGGGAACCTGGACCGGACTCGCGGAGATCGCCGGGAAGTTCCTCATCCCCATGGGCGAACTCTTCGACCCGACGGCCGACTACACGGTCGACGTCCACCACGTGATCGCCGAGGGCGAGGAGGTCGCCGTGGAGTGCGTCACGCGAGCCACGACACGGGGCGGCGCCCCCTACGTCCTGCCCATCAGCGCCCAGTTCACCGTCAGGGACGGGCAGATCCGGAGCATGCGCGAGTACTTCGACACCGAGTACTTCTCCTCGACGCTCTTCGGCCGGGACTGA